The region GCTTCTGCCGCGCTTCCTTGCTGTTCTGGAACTGCAGCTCCTTCTGCGTCTTGTGGTAATTCTGCAGCCGCTTCCCGTCCAATACTCCGCTCGCGGCCGCCTCAAGCACGGCGCAGCCTTCCTCCCGTGTATGCGTACAGTCACTGAAGCGGCATTCAGCCGCAAGGCTGCTGATCTCACCGAACGCCAGGTCCAGTCCGCCGTCATCCTCCCACAATTGCAGCTCGCGCATTCCCGGCGTATCGACGATAATCCCGCCGTCCGGGAGGACAAACAGCTCACGGTGAGTGGTCGTATGACGTCCGCGGCTGTCCCCTTCCCGCACATCCTGGGTGAGCTGCAGATTGCGGCCGCTGAGCCAGTTAACCATCGTGGATTTGCCGCAGCCGGACGAACCGGTCAGAGCTACCGTCTGGCCGCTGCCGATGTAAGGCTGGAGCTCCTCCCGTCCGTCGCCTAGTAAGGCGCTGACCACATGGACCGGGACACCTGGAGCCGCCTGCTGCATTTCGGCCATTTTCAGCTCCGCATCAGTGCACAGATCTGCCTTGGTCAATAGAATGACCGGATTCGCCCCGCTGTTCCACGCCATAATCAGATAACGCTCCATCCGCCGCACATTGAAATCATCATTCAGTGCACTGACCAGGAATAGAGTATCTACATTGGAAGCCACGATCTGCTCCTCCTGAGTCGGGCCCGCCACCTTGCGCGAGATGACGCTGTGACGGGAAAGCA is a window of Paenibacillus sp. FSL H3-0469 DNA encoding:
- the rsgA gene encoding ribosome small subunit-dependent GTPase A produces the protein MNIDIKLEQYGWNEEWNRKWTDKLRLLDGRDYAAGRIAGDFGSKYRVITTAGEIWGELSGKFRHSLSGSGEYPAVGDWVVLAMQDGGAHAVIHGVLSRHSVISRKVAGPTQEEQIVASNVDTLFLVSALNDDFNVRRMERYLIMAWNSGANPVILLTKADLCTDAELKMAEMQQAAPGVPVHVVSALLGDGREELQPYIGSGQTVALTGSSGCGKSTMVNWLSGRNLQLTQDVREGDSRGRHTTTHRELFVLPDGGIIVDTPGMRELQLWEDDGGLDLAFGEISSLAAECRFSDCTHTREEGCAVLEAAASGVLDGKRLQNYHKTQKELQFQNSKEARQKRKTAAASTKSTPPRAKGNSWQRVLDEY